In a genomic window of Candidatus Sericytochromatia bacterium:
- the rsmD gene encoding 16S rRNA (guanine(966)-N(2))-methyltransferase RsmD — protein MRIIAGRARGRLLQTLPGQATRPTQGKVRAALFSILTPRLPDSRWLDLFAGSGAVGLEAASRGAARVVLVERLPEALRVIRANVGATRLVVEVLPQDASAALQGLKGQLFDVVFADPPYAESAELWLGRIDAAELLAPGGCVVLEHHRDSDVPESVGALTRTATRVYSGTALSFYACGEEDRSREATG, from the coding sequence GTGCGCATCATCGCGGGGCGCGCGCGGGGCCGTCTCTTGCAGACCCTGCCGGGACAAGCGACCCGCCCGACCCAAGGCAAGGTGCGGGCCGCCCTGTTCAGCATTCTGACGCCAAGGTTGCCTGATTCACGCTGGCTCGACCTGTTTGCCGGCAGCGGGGCGGTCGGTTTGGAGGCCGCGAGCCGGGGGGCTGCCCGCGTGGTGCTGGTGGAGCGGTTGCCGGAGGCCTTGCGCGTGATCCGCGCCAATGTGGGGGCCACCCGCCTGGTGGTGGAAGTGTTGCCGCAGGACGCCAGTGCAGCCCTGCAAGGGCTGAAAGGACAGCTTTTCGACGTGGTCTTCGCCGATCCCCCCTACGCGGAATCGGCGGAACTGTGGCTGGGACGCATTGACGCGGCCGAGCTTCTCGCGCCCGGTGGTTGTGTCGTGCTGGAGCATCACCGTGACAGCGATGTCCCAGAGTCCGTCGGGGCTCTGACCCGAACCGCCACGCGCGTTTATTCCGGGACCGCGCTGAGCTTTTACGCATGTGGCGAGGAGGACCGATCACGCGAGGCCACCGGTTGA
- the uvrB gene encoding excinuclease ABC subunit UvrB, producing the protein MSALRVVSDYLPSGDQPTAIDRLVEGVQRGHEAQTLLGVTGSGKTFTIAKTIEAVQRPTLVLAHNKTLAAQLCNELREFFPDNAVEYFISYYDYYQPEAYVPRTDTYIEKSASINDEIDRLRHSATRSLLERRDVIVVASVSCIYGLGMPETYLEGRVELAVGEEIARDSLLRHLVSCHYERNDVELMRGRFRVRGDVLEIVPSFEDNVFRIELFGDEVDRISEIDPVTGEVLGLRPKLFIYPAKHFVTPEDELARALVEIEAELDARVAHFQAHGKLLEAQRIEMRTRYDLEMMREVGYCNGVENYSRILAGRPAGSPPSTLLDYFPDDFLLVVDESHVTLPQLQGMYRGDRARKEVLIEHGFRLPSAFDNRPLKIEEFWGRVGQRIFVSATPGDFELQAACQVVEQIIRPTGLIDPTIHVRPIQGQVDDLLAAIRDRLTRQERVLVTTLTKKMAEDLAEYFQELGLRVKYLHSDIQSLERVEILRDLRNGVFDVLIGVNLLREGLDLPEVSLVAIMDADKEGFLRAERSLIQMIGRAARHPNGEVIMYADKLTDSMARALDETERRRVRQLEYNREHGITPRAIIKSSRNRLLESLKPGGAEATPTLDLPSNPREREARLKQLESDMRQAASVLDFELAAELRDRIKALKEADGSPTHPDPAPSRRKKRT; encoded by the coding sequence ATGTCTGCACTCCGAGTCGTCTCCGACTACCTTCCCAGCGGCGATCAACCCACGGCCATCGATCGGCTGGTGGAGGGGGTTCAGCGCGGGCATGAGGCGCAGACCTTGCTGGGCGTGACCGGCAGCGGCAAGACCTTCACGATTGCCAAAACCATCGAAGCCGTTCAACGTCCCACCTTGGTGCTGGCCCACAACAAGACCCTGGCGGCGCAGCTGTGCAACGAATTGCGGGAGTTTTTCCCGGATAACGCCGTCGAATACTTCATCAGCTACTACGACTATTACCAGCCAGAAGCCTACGTTCCTCGCACGGACACCTACATCGAGAAATCGGCTTCCATCAACGACGAGATCGATCGCCTGCGCCACAGCGCGACGCGCAGCCTGCTGGAACGGCGGGACGTGATCGTGGTGGCCTCCGTCAGCTGTATCTATGGCCTTGGCATGCCCGAAACCTACCTCGAAGGCCGCGTGGAACTTGCGGTGGGCGAGGAGATCGCGCGGGACAGCCTCTTGCGCCATCTGGTCAGTTGCCACTACGAACGCAACGATGTGGAACTGATGCGCGGACGCTTCCGGGTGCGCGGCGACGTGCTGGAAATCGTGCCCTCGTTCGAGGACAACGTGTTTCGCATCGAGTTGTTTGGTGACGAGGTGGATCGCATCTCCGAGATCGACCCCGTCACGGGAGAGGTGCTGGGCCTCCGCCCCAAGCTGTTCATCTATCCCGCCAAGCACTTCGTGACCCCAGAGGACGAGCTCGCCCGGGCGTTGGTGGAGATCGAGGCCGAACTGGATGCCCGCGTGGCTCATTTCCAGGCGCACGGGAAACTGCTGGAAGCCCAGCGGATCGAGATGAGGACCCGCTACGATCTCGAAATGATGCGGGAAGTGGGCTATTGCAACGGGGTCGAGAACTACTCCCGCATCCTGGCGGGCAGACCCGCTGGCAGCCCGCCCTCCACGCTGCTGGATTATTTCCCGGACGACTTCCTGCTGGTGGTCGACGAGAGCCACGTGACCCTGCCGCAGCTGCAGGGGATGTATCGGGGCGATCGCGCGCGGAAGGAGGTGCTGATCGAGCACGGATTTCGCCTGCCTTCGGCCTTCGACAACCGGCCGCTCAAGATCGAGGAATTCTGGGGACGAGTGGGCCAGCGGATCTTCGTGTCCGCCACCCCCGGTGACTTCGAACTCCAGGCTGCTTGCCAGGTGGTGGAGCAGATCATCCGCCCCACAGGCCTGATCGACCCGACCATCCACGTCAGACCAATTCAGGGACAGGTCGACGACCTGCTGGCCGCCATCCGGGACCGCCTCACCCGTCAGGAGCGCGTGCTGGTCACCACCCTGACCAAGAAAATGGCGGAGGACCTCGCGGAGTATTTTCAGGAGCTGGGCTTGCGGGTGAAGTACCTGCACTCCGACATTCAGTCCCTCGAGCGCGTGGAGATCTTGCGTGACCTGAGAAACGGGGTCTTCGACGTGCTCATCGGCGTCAATCTGTTGCGGGAGGGCCTCGACCTGCCAGAGGTGTCCCTGGTGGCGATCATGGATGCCGACAAGGAGGGTTTCCTGCGCGCGGAAAGGTCATTGATCCAGATGATCGGCCGGGCGGCCCGTCACCCCAACGGCGAGGTCATCATGTACGCAGACAAGCTCACGGATTCGATGGCGCGTGCCCTGGACGAGACCGAGCGACGGCGAGTCAGGCAATTGGAGTATAATCGGGAGCATGGCATCACCCCCCGCGCGATCATCAAATCGTCCCGCAACAGACTCCTCGAGAGCCTGAAGCCTGGCGGGGCAGAAGCCACGCCCACCCTGGACCTTCCGAGCAATCCGCGGGAACGCGAAGCCCGCCTCAAACAACTGGAGAGCGACATGCGCCAGGCGGCTTCGGTTCTCGATTTCGAACTGGCAGCCGAACTGCGTGACCGCATCAAGGCCCTCAAAGAGGCCGATGGCTCGCCGACTCATCCAGACCCGGCCCCCAGCCGCCGCAAGAAACGCACCTGA
- a CDS encoding twin-arginine translocase TatA/TatE family subunit: MPIGFHELAIILVVALLVFGPRKIPEIANALGRSIQEFRKGSRELEDNVRRELTAGEDATTRDSTSKG; this comes from the coding sequence ATGCCCATCGGTTTTCACGAACTTGCGATCATTCTGGTGGTGGCCCTGCTCGTTTTCGGCCCACGCAAAATTCCGGAGATCGCCAACGCCCTGGGTCGCAGCATCCAGGAGTTTCGCAAAGGGTCCCGGGAATTGGAAGACAACGTGCGTCGCGAGTTGACAGCCGGCGAAGACGCCACGACGCGCGACAGCACGAGCAAGGGATGA